In Fodinibius saliphilus, a genomic segment contains:
- a CDS encoding agmatine deiminase family protein translates to MLEKIPAELNYSLLPEWHNHSATQMHWPSNKKTWPGKRLQKVEYVYLDIIEVLHRYENIHLFVDNRILHEHVVNLLRERNINLDKIIFHIQSINDVWARDCGPIFVYREGEEEAEYAITDWEYNSWGDKYPPYDSDNKLPSYLASKYGISRYEPEMVLEGGSIDTNGDGVLITTESVLLNRNRNPQMTRDDIEQRLQDFLGIQRVIWLKGGLAGDDTDGHVDDVARFLNKDTILAMRSDIEHDINYKVLDENLEILQRATDRHGYSFAIETLPLPETRIEDRTVDGSSHVPASYTNFYIANEVVLVPLYDERYDQEALRLFRQYYPGRDIVGIPCADLVWGQGAIHCITQPLYGL, encoded by the coding sequence ATGCTTGAAAAGATACCTGCAGAGTTGAACTATTCCCTGTTACCCGAGTGGCATAACCACTCAGCTACTCAAATGCATTGGCCTTCAAATAAGAAGACGTGGCCTGGCAAACGTTTACAAAAGGTGGAGTATGTTTATCTGGATATTATTGAGGTATTACATCGCTATGAGAATATTCACCTCTTTGTTGATAACAGGATACTACATGAGCATGTTGTAAATTTGTTGAGGGAGCGAAATATTAATCTAGATAAGATTATATTTCATATCCAATCAATTAATGATGTTTGGGCTCGAGATTGTGGCCCCATTTTTGTTTATCGAGAGGGGGAAGAAGAGGCTGAGTATGCGATAACAGATTGGGAATATAATAGTTGGGGAGATAAATATCCTCCATATGATTCAGATAATAAGTTACCTAGCTACCTTGCCTCGAAGTATGGTATAAGTCGTTATGAACCGGAAATGGTTTTGGAAGGTGGGTCTATAGATACCAATGGGGATGGAGTCTTGATAACAACGGAATCTGTATTATTAAATCGCAATAGGAATCCCCAAATGACAAGAGATGATATTGAGCAACGATTACAAGATTTTTTAGGGATACAGAGAGTAATTTGGCTAAAAGGAGGGTTGGCAGGAGATGATACCGACGGCCATGTGGATGATGTTGCCCGTTTCTTAAATAAAGATACAATACTGGCAATGCGTTCTGATATTGAGCATGATATCAACTATAAGGTGTTAGATGAAAATTTAGAAATATTACAGCGGGCCACTGACCGCCATGGATATTCATTTGCGATAGAAACCTTGCCATTACCTGAAACCCGTATAGAGGATAGAACAGTTGATGGGTCAAGTCACGTGCCGGCCAGCTATACCAATTTTTATATTGCAAATGAGGTCGTATTGGTCCCATTATATGATGAGCGTTATGATCAAGAGGCCCTTAGGCTTTTCAGACAATATTACCCTGGTCGCGATATTGTTGGCATACCATGTGCCGATCTAGTATGGGGACAAGGAGCAATACATTGTATTACGCAGCCCCTATACGGCTTATAG
- a CDS encoding serine/threonine-protein kinase: MSELDWQEVETIIDEVLDLPQDQHPAFIQKRCKNNKTLKIEVTQLLNSIFESEGWLDNPSTYKKEFYNELGNEIESITEENSLIGKKVGSYSIKSILGEGGMGTVYMAERDDKKFDHKVAIKIIRHGRATQSNIQRFKREQQILANLSHRGIAQLFDGGVTDDGFLYIIMEYVNGMPIDEYCRKYNTSIDDKIELFKQVLQAVRHAHENLVIHRDLKPGNILVDQSGNVKILDFGISKLHQEEDASLTQTGARLLTPKYAAPEQIKETNITTATDLYALGIIFYQLLAGAFPFNFEDISQHEIEHIILKKDPSSPSSSVDSITLKKKLRGDLDAIVLKAIRKEADQRYRVANDFLSDLENYRKGLPVTARQNSVQYRSKKFFQRHKQGLATVVGVILLIIGFASFYTWRIAKERDQARFEAERAEQVKNFMLQMFNTGNPDMKSYAGNNATVNDLLLAGFHRTERELNDQPKIYIEMLSAIGDALSNVDAFETAKEALTKALNRSITHYGEKSLQTANIHSHLSSYYHEVHKYNLAEKHIRKAIDIKIQLYGDNSPELAEPFAIYASNQFLQSQYQKAENLFLKSDSLKKRYHKTDNISYHVTLANLGETQLFLGEYGLAEKHFKKALSYFKNYYEHSHPEIARTKYRMGLLYHRTSKHKKAESYLLEALEEFIKLYGPNSSELSASYGLLARNYRVLSEWEQAEKYALKDIDLTKSIYGDSSVIYAKSVNNFAIIQKAQGNLQQAKNNYEKSLAIYRSKMDSTNPDLAIPMYNLGDVLMDLGKYSKAQKLLKQVITIDKLRLGEKHPEVGLDLNKLGSILMKAKKYAKSDSIFTKAKPIYENHFPQDHYRIGEFFMNYGLLKYHQQNFSISEKYFSKAVSIFKKNFNDNDLRIQKALSYIKNIKERHHKR, from the coding sequence ATGAGTGAACTCGACTGGCAAGAAGTAGAGACTATTATTGATGAAGTATTAGACTTACCCCAAGATCAGCACCCTGCTTTCATCCAAAAAAGGTGTAAAAATAATAAAACCCTCAAAATAGAAGTCACCCAACTCCTTAACTCGATTTTTGAGTCAGAAGGCTGGCTTGACAACCCATCTACATACAAGAAGGAGTTTTATAACGAACTAGGTAACGAAATTGAGAGTATTACTGAAGAAAATTCCCTAATAGGTAAAAAAGTTGGCTCCTATTCTATTAAAAGCATCTTGGGAGAAGGTGGTATGGGTACAGTCTATATGGCTGAACGTGATGATAAAAAATTTGATCACAAGGTGGCTATCAAAATAATTCGACATGGGAGAGCTACACAATCAAATATACAACGATTTAAAAGAGAACAGCAGATTCTAGCGAACCTTAGCCATCGCGGAATAGCCCAGCTTTTTGACGGCGGAGTTACCGATGACGGGTTTCTCTATATCATCATGGAATATGTTAACGGCATGCCTATTGATGAATATTGCCGCAAATACAATACTTCGATTGATGATAAAATTGAGCTTTTTAAACAAGTACTACAAGCCGTTCGTCATGCCCATGAGAACCTGGTTATTCATCGGGATTTGAAACCTGGAAATATCCTGGTCGATCAATCCGGGAATGTTAAAATACTCGATTTTGGAATATCCAAACTCCACCAAGAAGAGGATGCTTCTTTAACACAGACAGGAGCACGACTTCTGACTCCAAAATATGCAGCACCTGAACAAATTAAGGAAACCAATATCACAACAGCTACCGATCTATATGCCCTCGGTATCATATTTTATCAATTATTAGCAGGGGCCTTTCCTTTCAATTTTGAAGATATCTCACAACATGAAATTGAACATATTATATTAAAAAAGGACCCCTCATCCCCAAGCTCATCAGTTGATTCGATAACCCTTAAAAAAAAGCTACGAGGCGATCTGGATGCAATTGTACTCAAAGCCATTCGTAAAGAAGCTGACCAACGCTACCGTGTTGCCAATGATTTTTTAAGTGATTTAGAAAATTACCGTAAGGGATTACCAGTTACCGCACGTCAAAATTCAGTGCAGTATCGGTCAAAAAAGTTTTTCCAACGACATAAACAAGGCCTTGCTACAGTTGTAGGTGTTATTTTACTCATCATCGGTTTTGCAAGCTTTTATACTTGGCGCATTGCCAAAGAGCGTGATCAGGCGCGTTTTGAAGCAGAACGCGCTGAACAAGTAAAAAACTTTATGCTTCAGATGTTTAATACCGGCAATCCAGATATGAAAAGCTATGCTGGCAATAATGCCACAGTCAATGATTTACTCTTGGCTGGATTCCATAGAACAGAACGAGAGCTAAATGATCAACCGAAAATATACATTGAAATGCTCTCTGCAATTGGGGATGCTTTATCAAATGTGGATGCATTCGAAACCGCTAAAGAAGCTTTAACAAAAGCATTAAATAGAAGTATTACACACTATGGTGAAAAGTCATTACAAACTGCTAACATTCATTCCCATCTCTCAAGTTACTATCACGAAGTCCACAAATACAACTTGGCTGAAAAACACATTCGCAAAGCAATTGATATTAAAATACAGTTATATGGAGACAATTCACCTGAGTTGGCAGAACCTTTTGCGATATACGCAAGTAATCAATTTTTGCAATCTCAATATCAAAAAGCAGAAAACTTATTTCTAAAATCGGATAGTCTTAAAAAAAGATATCATAAGACAGACAATATTTCTTATCACGTTACTTTAGCAAACTTAGGAGAAACTCAGTTATTTTTGGGTGAATATGGGCTAGCTGAGAAACATTTTAAAAAGGCTCTCTCCTATTTCAAGAATTATTATGAACACTCCCATCCCGAAATTGCCCGTACAAAGTATCGAATGGGATTATTATATCATCGTACCAGCAAACATAAGAAAGCTGAATCATACCTACTTGAAGCATTGGAAGAGTTCATCAAGTTGTATGGTCCCAATAGTTCTGAATTAAGTGCCAGCTATGGATTATTAGCCAGAAATTACCGCGTCTTAAGCGAATGGGAACAAGCCGAAAAATATGCACTCAAGGATATTGACCTAACTAAAAGTATCTATGGCGATTCCTCTGTTATATATGCAAAGAGTGTTAATAACTTTGCCATTATTCAAAAAGCTCAAGGCAATTTACAACAGGCAAAGAATAACTACGAGAAATCACTGGCTATTTATCGAAGTAAAATGGACAGCACCAATCCAGACTTGGCAATTCCTATGTATAACCTTGGAGATGTATTAATGGATCTAGGAAAATATAGTAAAGCCCAAAAGTTGTTAAAACAGGTAATCACTATAGACAAGCTACGCCTAGGAGAAAAACATCCTGAAGTTGGCTTAGACCTGAATAAATTAGGTTCAATCTTAATGAAGGCCAAGAAATATGCAAAATCAGATTCCATTTTTACTAAGGCGAAACCTATCTATGAAAACCATTTCCCGCAAGATCACTACCGGATTGGGGAGTTTTTTATGAATTATGGTCTCCTTAAATATCACCAACAAAATTTTTCAATATCAGAAAAATATTTCTCAAAAGCGGTTTCCATATTCAAGAAAAACTTTAATGATAACGATTTACGTATACAAAAAGCCCTGAGCTATATTAAAAACATAAAAGAAAGGCACCACAAGCGTTAG
- a CDS encoding sigma-70 family RNA polymerase sigma factor, with protein MVSQSEVTQLLCQLKDGQKKVYEKLYPLIYEELRKLAYSHMHRQSPDHTLSKTELVHETYLKMIDQSKINFTDKSHFLAISSRCMRQILIDYARKKTAEKRGGKQKDLTYIDEIFKNQNKKSQELLDIDAALDRLEKLNSRLSKVVEMRFFGEMTITETANTLGISESTVKRDWMKARGWLYKELKGRFKME; from the coding sequence ATGGTATCTCAATCAGAAGTCACTCAACTACTTTGCCAGTTAAAAGATGGTCAAAAGAAGGTCTACGAAAAGCTTTACCCACTTATTTATGAAGAGCTTAGGAAGCTAGCTTATTCACACATGCATCGTCAGTCACCGGACCACACCCTCTCAAAGACTGAACTCGTGCATGAGACCTATTTAAAGATGATAGATCAGTCGAAGATTAACTTCACTGATAAAAGCCATTTTTTAGCAATTTCCTCTCGCTGTATGCGTCAAATTTTAATCGATTATGCCCGCAAGAAAACGGCTGAAAAGCGTGGAGGTAAACAGAAAGATCTCACGTATATAGACGAAATTTTTAAGAATCAGAATAAAAAGTCACAAGAACTTCTGGATATTGATGCAGCACTTGATAGACTGGAAAAACTAAATAGCAGACTCAGCAAAGTTGTTGAAATGCGTTTCTTTGGAGAAATGACAATTACAGAAACAGCAAATACCTTAGGCATTTCTGAGAGTACTGTTAAACGTGATTGGATGAAGGCTCGGGGCTGGCTATACAAAGAATTGAAAGGGCGGTTTAAGATGGAGTAA
- a CDS encoding PKD domain-containing protein translates to MTNKATIFGLIMSVLILFGCSGNSTSPDNGGGDDGGGNGGTPTATADAGTDSEEAVGFEISADGSGSTGSGTISYSWSFTNQPANSTVTLSNASSETPTFTPDLPGEYILELEVSSDGETDADTVVYSAIAKRIFVDANSGTDEDINGYMEATPLKTVSAALTRIGNNDSDPFLAIDTMRVAKGTYDENNGESYPLSFIGNLIVKGDQSVDRSSIHLLSPDVERDPAIKIGEGVILRHLHIENGYTGGTFNGDPDAVYIWSGSDMSSSTVALEDIKITMNAREGVAISTGSNMTVDVRGYNGTRSYINGNNVGRAYLNRFNTSNVTLNIKDTDISNMGDVGAIEVDDVHNLTINVTNSVFKPGTGHVNAYAFDLEDDVDLTLENTTITSSTGSTSGARFKYGIVMDNDQPNTNIEILNSTIEYTQWSAVLMRASVVKITDSIIEGVLTQESNVNLAYDAIRQLDGTLIVRGTTFKDINTSAIDVGGPNLPNDNNFSVDLGTDQDPGNNVFQNVRGWDVQVSRSGEVVSELPAFGNSWSNGASPRCRQDVSDYDLGEIYVNDQGGSLRWGTGSSEICN, encoded by the coding sequence ATGACTAACAAAGCTACAATATTCGGATTAATAATGTCAGTGCTAATCCTCTTCGGCTGTTCAGGAAACAGTACTAGCCCAGACAATGGAGGAGGTGATGATGGAGGCGGAAATGGCGGAACACCTACTGCAACTGCAGATGCAGGAACAGATTCGGAGGAAGCTGTTGGGTTTGAAATATCAGCAGATGGATCCGGTTCGACGGGAAGTGGAACTATCAGTTATTCCTGGAGTTTTACTAATCAGCCTGCCAACAGTACAGTCACCTTGTCAAATGCATCCTCAGAAACCCCTACTTTTACACCTGATCTGCCTGGGGAGTATATTTTGGAACTGGAGGTGAGTTCTGACGGTGAAACAGATGCTGATACTGTTGTATATTCAGCAATAGCTAAAAGAATATTTGTTGATGCAAATAGCGGTACTGATGAAGATATTAACGGCTATATGGAGGCAACACCTTTGAAAACGGTATCCGCAGCATTGACACGCATTGGCAATAATGATAGTGATCCCTTTTTGGCAATCGATACCATGCGTGTTGCAAAAGGGACCTATGACGAAAATAACGGAGAAAGTTATCCTTTGTCCTTTATCGGCAACTTGATTGTTAAGGGAGACCAGAGTGTCGATCGTAGCAGTATACACCTGCTGAGTCCAGATGTTGAGAGGGACCCGGCAATTAAAATTGGAGAGGGAGTAATATTAAGACACCTACATATTGAAAATGGTTATACCGGGGGAACGTTTAATGGCGACCCCGATGCGGTATATATATGGAGCGGAAGCGACATGAGCTCATCAACAGTTGCATTGGAGGATATTAAAATAACAATGAATGCCAGGGAAGGAGTAGCCATATCAACCGGCTCAAATATGACAGTAGATGTTCGGGGCTATAACGGTACCCGGAGCTATATTAACGGGAATAATGTTGGACGTGCTTATCTAAACCGATTTAACACTTCAAATGTAACCCTAAATATTAAAGATACGGATATTTCAAATATGGGAGATGTTGGAGCTATCGAGGTTGATGATGTTCATAATCTTACTATTAATGTCACCAATTCGGTATTTAAACCCGGTACAGGGCATGTGAATGCCTATGCTTTCGACCTGGAAGATGATGTGGATCTAACATTAGAAAATACGACTATTACCAGCAGTACCGGGTCAACATCAGGTGCTCGTTTTAAATATGGGATAGTAATGGACAATGATCAGCCAAATACTAATATCGAGATTCTGAACTCTACTATAGAGTATACGCAGTGGTCAGCAGTTTTAATGCGTGCTTCTGTTGTTAAAATAACTGATAGTATTATTGAAGGAGTGCTTACACAAGAGTCTAATGTGAATTTAGCCTATGATGCTATCAGGCAACTCGATGGTACACTGATAGTGCGTGGAACTACATTCAAAGATATTAATACCAGTGCAATAGATGTTGGAGGACCTAATTTGCCCAATGACAATAACTTTTCTGTGGATTTGGGTACTGATCAGGATCCGGGTAACAATGTTTTCCAAAATGTTAGGGGATGGGATGTACAGGTATCGCGTAGTGGTGAGGTAGTGAGTGAATTACCGGCATTCGGAAATAGCTGGTCTAATGGAGCTAGTCCAAGATGCAGACAAGATGTAAGCGATTATGATCTTGGAGAAATATATGTAAATGATCAGGGGGGGAGCCTACGCTGGGGAACCGGCAGCTCAGAGATATGTAACTAA
- a CDS encoding carboxymuconolactone decarboxylase family protein, whose translation MFGIADTKDVKDDLVEDLGLEEEYSSSSLDALVDGDSRYIKDLRVNLKKTLKSDHLSKKEAAIIALAIAVNEKNEPLKKYFQSLARDHEATEEEIGDAVACASLLAANNVLYRFRHFVDKEEYDKQSAGIKMNIMAKPKLEKEFFELVSLAVSAANGCELCVQSHEQSLLKLDSNEKRIFDAIRLASVITSLDKVIY comes from the coding sequence ATGTTTGGAATAGCAGATACTAAAGATGTAAAAGATGATCTGGTTGAAGATTTAGGGCTAGAGGAAGAATACTCTTCCTCTTCCCTTGATGCACTCGTTGATGGCGATTCTCGCTATATCAAAGATCTCAGAGTTAACCTGAAAAAGACGCTAAAGTCAGATCATTTGAGCAAAAAGGAAGCAGCTATTATTGCACTGGCTATAGCTGTCAATGAAAAAAACGAACCGCTTAAAAAGTACTTCCAATCACTGGCTAGAGACCATGAGGCCACGGAAGAAGAAATTGGTGACGCCGTAGCTTGTGCTTCTCTGTTGGCAGCTAATAATGTACTGTACCGGTTCCGCCATTTTGTTGACAAAGAAGAGTACGACAAGCAATCAGCCGGCATCAAAATGAATATCATGGCAAAGCCAAAACTTGAAAAAGAGTTTTTTGAGCTTGTCAGCCTTGCTGTTTCAGCAGCTAATGGATGTGAATTGTGTGTACAATCGCATGAACAATCACTTCTTAAACTAGACAGCAACGAAAAACGTATCTTTGATGCAATTCGACTGGCATCAGTTATAACGAGTCTTGACAAGGTTATATATTAA
- a CDS encoding peroxiredoxin — translation MITVGQKFPEFKKTACISLEKGEEFTDIADDILDNDVDQWTTMFWWPKDFTFVCPTEIAAFNDSFDEFRDRDCTLIGASTDSEFVHLAWRNDHEDLRDLKFPMLADTSKSLAEELGILEPNEKVAYRATFIIDPDGIIRWVSVNDLNVGRNVDEVIRVLDALQTDELCPCNWEKGEETLTV, via the coding sequence ATGATCACAGTAGGTCAAAAGTTTCCAGAATTCAAAAAAACAGCATGCATTTCCTTAGAAAAAGGGGAAGAGTTCACTGATATCGCTGACGATATCTTAGATAATGATGTTGATCAGTGGACAACCATGTTTTGGTGGCCAAAAGATTTTACTTTTGTTTGCCCCACAGAAATTGCTGCTTTCAATGACAGTTTTGACGAGTTTCGTGACCGGGACTGTACCCTCATCGGAGCTTCCACAGATTCTGAATTTGTTCACCTTGCATGGAGAAATGACCATGAGGATCTTCGTGATCTAAAGTTCCCAATGTTGGCTGACACCTCTAAGTCTCTTGCTGAAGAACTCGGCATTCTGGAGCCCAATGAAAAAGTAGCTTACCGTGCTACCTTCATCATCGATCCGGATGGAATTATCCGTTGGGTAAGCGTTAATGACCTTAATGTTGGACGTAACGTTGATGAGGTTATTCGGGTTCTTGATGCGCTTCAAACAGATGAACTCTGCCCATGCAACTGGGAAAAGGGTGAAGAAACTCTTACCGTATAA
- the gatB gene encoding Asp-tRNA(Asn)/Glu-tRNA(Gln) amidotransferase subunit GatB, translated as MSSSVHEKYEAVIGLEVHAQLLTESKAFAPVSTEFGGSPNTQVSPLCLGHPGTLPVLNENLVRYIIKMGLATNCDVARKSIFARKNYFYPDLPKGYQISQYDTPICHDGHIDITTDGEDKRIGITRIHMEEDAGKSIHDQDPYHTLIDLNRAGVPLIEIVSEPDIRTPAEAYEYLKRIKQIVQYLEICDGNMEEGSLRCDANVSVRPIGREKFGTRTELKNMNSFRNVERAIQYEIDRQIALIEDGGEVIQQTLLWDANKMETRTMRSKEEAHDYRYFPEPDIPPVVVTDEMLGEIKEKLPEMPDVRKKRFRDDFDMSIADAQTLTEDRYLADYYETVLSYVDYPKAVANLILSEVLRVLNEQSIGIKDFSISEERLAGLIELREGDKINSSAMTEIFDAMLEEDKEAEILAKEMNLIQVSDSSFIEPIIDEVLEKNPDEVERYKDGKKGLIGFFIGQVMQRSQGKANPNMVREIISERLDD; from the coding sequence ATGAGCAGTTCGGTTCACGAAAAATATGAAGCAGTTATTGGGCTTGAAGTCCACGCCCAGCTTTTAACAGAAAGTAAAGCTTTTGCGCCGGTATCCACAGAATTTGGCGGATCACCGAATACCCAGGTCTCACCACTTTGTTTAGGACATCCGGGTACACTTCCTGTCTTAAACGAGAATTTAGTGCGTTATATTATTAAGATGGGGTTGGCTACCAACTGTGATGTTGCCCGGAAGTCTATATTTGCGCGGAAAAATTATTTTTACCCAGATCTTCCTAAGGGATATCAGATTTCGCAATATGATACACCGATTTGCCACGATGGGCATATAGATATTACAACGGATGGTGAAGATAAACGGATCGGTATAACCCGTATACACATGGAGGAGGATGCCGGAAAATCGATTCATGATCAGGACCCTTATCATACCTTGATCGATTTAAATCGGGCCGGGGTACCGTTGATTGAAATTGTATCCGAACCCGATATCCGAACACCTGCTGAAGCGTATGAATACCTGAAACGAATTAAGCAGATTGTACAGTACCTGGAGATCTGTGATGGCAATATGGAAGAGGGTAGCCTCCGATGTGACGCTAATGTTTCGGTACGTCCTATTGGTCGAGAAAAGTTTGGTACTCGTACCGAGCTAAAAAACATGAACTCTTTTCGTAATGTTGAGCGGGCCATTCAATACGAAATTGATCGGCAAATTGCACTTATCGAAGATGGTGGGGAAGTTATACAACAGACATTGCTCTGGGATGCTAATAAAATGGAAACCCGGACTATGCGTAGCAAAGAAGAAGCGCATGATTACCGTTATTTTCCCGAGCCGGATATTCCACCGGTTGTTGTAACCGACGAGATGTTAGGGGAAATTAAGGAAAAACTTCCGGAAATGCCTGATGTGCGAAAAAAGCGATTTCGGGATGATTTTGATATGAGCATCGCTGATGCCCAAACGCTTACCGAAGATCGGTATCTGGCTGATTATTACGAGACGGTGCTTTCTTATGTTGATTATCCAAAAGCGGTAGCAAACCTAATTTTATCTGAAGTACTGCGTGTACTTAATGAGCAAAGCATTGGGATTAAAGACTTTTCTATTTCAGAAGAACGACTAGCAGGGCTTATTGAGCTTCGGGAAGGAGATAAGATAAATTCTTCAGCAATGACTGAGATTTTTGATGCGATGCTTGAAGAAGATAAAGAAGCTGAAATACTTGCTAAAGAGATGAACTTGATACAAGTTTCTGATAGTAGCTTTATTGAGCCGATTATTGATGAAGTTCTTGAAAAGAACCCTGATGAAGTAGAACGATATAAGGATGGAAAAAAAGGACTAATCGGATTTTTTATTGGCCAGGTGATGCAACGTTCACAGGGAAAGGCCAATCCCAATATGGTTCGTGAGATCATTAGTGAACGGTTGGATGACTAA
- a CDS encoding TlpA family protein disulfide reductase: MTTFIHRYLGIVLIGLMALACSKKSNIKTAHISAEFSVADSVQRSNDYSGIGLAVIKKDSANTNADTLFYAITDSAGEFSGQVSFEKKQRYPAIISRNSTNLGRVGIILADGDSIHISGTLPNLEKSFSISSTEHNAMEVYDRVNKNFSRVQRYAQAGLLKGDTLRQEYVKFSDIYWDVYAEQRGTFASELAARRAIQVLQGIDNNKMMARLRAVQKQDKFSDVGATIGKNYIAKTRGLDPALSYLDTLNDITENKNKLMLINMERIKLLYDSARVDAAKKELDAFKERFSESNQPEEWVKSMSYDLSYLSPGDTIPTFAFEDNGRKISQQSLLGTPYILEITDLSNRLYQSQFDRTIAIHSIYKNFGLQVITLPLNQSQITIDAFFEERLKPWPVADAESFDRQQLVEKFNIRLVPTRFLVSSKGKIIRKYVGTEYQDVINGIRTLIKKEKKPAS; encoded by the coding sequence ATGACAACTTTTATACATCGGTATTTGGGGATAGTCCTGATCGGGCTAATGGCATTGGCATGTTCTAAAAAATCAAACATAAAGACGGCACATATATCGGCTGAATTTTCAGTTGCTGACTCAGTACAGAGATCGAATGATTACTCCGGTATTGGGTTGGCTGTTATAAAAAAAGATTCAGCAAATACTAATGCTGATACCCTGTTTTATGCCATTACGGATTCAGCAGGTGAATTTTCGGGGCAAGTTTCATTTGAGAAGAAACAGCGATATCCTGCTATCATAAGTCGAAACAGCACAAATTTGGGAAGGGTTGGAATAATACTTGCTGATGGAGATTCTATCCATATTAGTGGAACGTTACCAAATTTGGAAAAGTCATTTTCAATTTCCTCGACAGAGCATAATGCGATGGAAGTGTATGACCGAGTTAATAAAAACTTCAGTAGAGTTCAGCGTTATGCACAAGCAGGACTGCTAAAAGGAGATACTCTCAGGCAAGAATACGTGAAATTTAGCGATATCTATTGGGATGTCTACGCTGAACAACGAGGTACTTTTGCATCAGAACTTGCGGCACGCAGGGCAATTCAGGTACTGCAGGGGATAGATAATAATAAAATGATGGCACGTCTCCGCGCAGTGCAAAAACAAGATAAATTTAGTGATGTGGGGGCAACGATTGGTAAAAACTATATCGCTAAGACTAGAGGATTAGACCCGGCTCTCAGCTATTTGGATACATTAAACGATATTACAGAGAATAAGAACAAATTGATGCTTATAAACATGGAACGCATCAAACTTTTGTATGACAGTGCTCGTGTTGATGCAGCAAAAAAAGAATTAGATGCATTTAAAGAACGGTTCTCTGAGAGTAATCAGCCTGAAGAATGGGTTAAATCTATGAGTTATGACTTAAGTTATTTATCACCGGGTGATACTATCCCAACTTTTGCATTTGAGGATAACGGTCGAAAAATAAGTCAACAATCCTTATTGGGTACTCCTTATATCCTTGAAATAACAGATCTGTCGAATCGATTATATCAGAGCCAATTTGATCGGACAATAGCAATTCATAGTATTTATAAAAATTTTGGTTTACAGGTCATAACGTTACCACTCAATCAAAGCCAGATTACCATTGATGCTTTCTTTGAAGAACGACTTAAACCGTGGCCGGTTGCCGATGCCGAGTCTTTTGATAGACAACAGTTAGTAGAAAAATTCAATATTCGATTGGTCCCAACACGTTTCTTGGTTAGTAGTAAAGGAAAAATTATCCGAAAATATGTAGGTACTGAATATCAAGACGTCATTAATGGTATTAGAACACTCATTAAAAAAGAAAAAAAACCAGCATCATGA
- the tpiA gene encoding triose-phosphate isomerase produces MRNFLIAGNWKMNCGISATTELLNGIKEITTSLPKGVDGLVCPPSISLHAAANVLQGIEGLSLGAQNVHFEDNGAYTGEISTQMLNEIGCEYVILGHSERREYFGETDKIVNAKVLKSLDDDLKIVICVGESLKERKADEHKLRVRKQIQAALTAVEEKDAAKVVIAYEPIWAIGTGETATPDQAQEMHKMIRSVLEGVFSQKKAEKIRILYGGSMKPHNAEELLQQPDVDGGLIGGASLKADSFTEIIDIADQLSS; encoded by the coding sequence ATGAGGAACTTTTTAATTGCCGGCAATTGGAAAATGAATTGTGGCATATCTGCTACAACCGAACTTCTTAATGGTATAAAAGAAATCACAACGTCACTGCCCAAGGGTGTAGATGGTTTGGTATGTCCGCCTTCGATCTCATTACATGCTGCAGCCAATGTATTGCAAGGTATTGAAGGCCTCTCTCTGGGAGCACAAAATGTCCATTTTGAAGATAATGGAGCCTATACCGGAGAAATAAGCACTCAGATGTTAAATGAAATTGGGTGTGAATATGTGATTTTAGGCCATTCAGAACGGCGTGAATACTTTGGAGAGACAGATAAAATTGTAAATGCCAAGGTGCTAAAATCGTTAGACGATGACTTGAAAATAGTTATCTGTGTTGGTGAATCTCTAAAAGAGCGAAAAGCGGATGAGCATAAGTTACGGGTTCGTAAGCAAATACAGGCTGCTCTAACAGCCGTTGAAGAGAAAGATGCCGCAAAGGTCGTGATCGCCTACGAACCTATTTGGGCTATAGGCACAGGAGAAACAGCAACTCCTGATCAGGCTCAAGAAATGCATAAGATGATTAGATCAGTGCTTGAAGGAGTGTTTAGCCAGAAAAAGGCCGAAAAGATTCGAATACTATATGGAGGTAGTATGAAGCCCCATAACGCAGAGGAACTTTTACAACAACCTGATGTTGATGGAGGGCTTATTGGTGGAGCTTCATTAAAGGCCGATAGTTTTACTGAGATTATTGATATTGCTGATCAACTTTCATCATAA